A part of bacterium genomic DNA contains:
- a CDS encoding tetratricopeptide repeat protein has protein sequence MKSSLFIIMVVLLISSGCGLKQIRESSDASRANTQLLLEKQAEQIAADQARDSVIAELQQRIAEQDLELRGFRASATNRFDSMEQLLSKLASRVQETTGKFGDVAMGISEVRRKLTSDSVNTDTVSARAAIDAAESDLARGNYELAVAGFGTFLERWANSPLAVNAYFGRGQAKLALKDTSGAIADYRAAGSSNPPGERTPSALWQMGRIFHKQANYGGAKTVLGELMKSFPETPEANRAKELLDKIKVEERKSRRR, from the coding sequence ATGAAGTCCAGCCTTTTTATTATAATGGTCGTGTTGTTAATCAGCTCCGGCTGTGGATTGAAACAGATTCGCGAAAGCAGTGATGCTTCCCGGGCAAATACTCAATTGTTGCTTGAGAAGCAGGCGGAGCAAATCGCTGCCGATCAAGCCCGCGACTCGGTGATTGCCGAGTTACAACAACGGATTGCGGAACAAGACCTTGAACTCCGCGGGTTTCGTGCTTCGGCAACCAATCGGTTTGATAGTATGGAGCAACTTCTATCGAAACTGGCTTCCCGGGTACAAGAAACTACCGGCAAGTTTGGTGATGTTGCGATGGGGATCAGCGAAGTCCGGCGCAAGTTGACAAGCGATTCGGTCAATACCGATACGGTGTCAGCCCGCGCTGCGATTGATGCTGCCGAGAGCGATCTTGCTCGCGGAAACTATGAGTTAGCGGTTGCTGGTTTCGGTACTTTTTTAGAGCGATGGGCAAATTCACCGTTGGCTGTGAATGCTTACTTTGGTCGTGGTCAAGCGAAACTGGCGCTGAAGGATACATCGGGGGCAATTGCGGATTATCGGGCGGCTGGTTCGTCCAATCCTCCGGGCGAACGTACCCCCTCTGCCTTATGGCAAATGGGACGGATTTTCCATAAGCAAGCGAATTATGGCGGAGCAAAAACAGTATTAGGGGAGTTAATGAAATCATTCCCGGAAACACCAGAAGCAAATCGGGCGAAGGAGCTTCTCGATAAAATCAAAGTTGAAGAGCGTAAGTCTCGTCGACGATAG